The following coding sequences are from one Danio rerio strain Tuebingen ecotype United States chromosome 21, GRCz12tu, whole genome shotgun sequence window:
- the LOC141380013 gene encoding uncharacterized protein, with protein sequence MATPKSAPSSSRRPHRVIQRPAYLDDYIVNYAGNPSSHPVGPKEKAIMTSTPITTSQSYGTAGSSEDFMQQMMEITKQQSETARRQTELLEKVLLHSSLQASTPSSRASSRHQTPRTRILQSVEKGQPTSEVSPDVVRIQSSPWPLPNNPPTVEELSQSLRKTHLRDTYFQSPPPVSRETTLTSHQYATPYSSSPLDQIRTHQHNQAEPWTKPLPPLPGQQPIQTTQPHFYNIPPAAVHPVHSRFVSVTEPMPQTSYQATSQFRANTVPYAPPPPSYWSPTVEGPTFPDFYKEDRAQYVELRMALDNLLHPQIPENYKYSILLKHVKVPNAHRLVLAHAESVTPYTNALQALDRRYGRPYQFVLREIETLENLPAIRAGDERAFDEFSLRVQAIVGMLKALKDDGIEELHSGSNVKRLLNRLPRSQQTEFRRHHLKRNPDKTKFSLLEFAEWLQLEANCLEFDPTDTTRTLNRDQRAVTRQQTRQTSILHGVNQRQTTEQVTKPTIIQQKAPNKHKPVCPYCNADHYLSQCTAFNTLTKEQIVGWIKENKRCWKCARLHMAKDCDLQKPCHLCQAKHLSVLHDINQRKAEVTNESSSLYNSTTETLYLDQPRCGGKVFLKVVKVTLHYQQKALDTFAILDDGSERTILLATAANYLGLKGKPEQLNLRTVHQDIRTLHGTSVSFCISTPSNPGKRYAIHGAFTAEQFGLAEYTYPVSSLQKRYRHLRGVPIPPLHKACPLLLIGSDHTELITPTEPVLLGPPGGPAAIRTCLGWALQGPSKHVQEQLPISQCLFTSNCSPSAELYHQIEKLWQMDILPYRSEKIVVRSQQDQEALNMLETQTVQVKVDGIDRYATPLLRVKTMTLLNAPKEAVMCHLRSTERRLTKDPPLALKYQEEIKKLENAGYATKIPPQEAAQSTESWYLPHHIVTHNGKHRVVFNCSYTYNGENLNKQLLPGPTLGPTLLGVLIRFREHRVAISGDIKGMFHQVRLLPKDKPLLRFLWRDLNPENPPDVYEWQVLPFGTTCSPCCATFAVQRHVFSHCQQGDKLRQSVEHSFYVDNCLQSTSSAVEARELIDGLRSILASGGFEIRQWASNEATVVRHLPKEAKSENTELWISQSQADPHEMTLGLSWHCVPDTLHYRRRPLPYQEVTMRNIYRVLASQYDPLGYIIPFTTRAKIIVRQLWAKEREWDDPLLPSELLQAWQNWEAELNHLPKMTMPRCYVSATLDIPEAERELHIFCDASAEAYGSVAYLRTEHQGQIELAFIHARSRVSPKRQQSVPRLELCAALTGAQLAKLLHNELSLKIKDTFLWSDSTTVLTWIKSESCRFKVFVGTRVTEIQELTEGYYWRFVDSGNNVADDITRGKSLLELSQPNRWSKGPDFLYLPPVSWPESPSVELDADLTELRNTKFCGLTLDGSGSSLPDANQFSTFEELLEATCRSLHGAAGETTDPEAIQYRQAETDLLRRAQTDSFPSEYNALTAGKPIPSSSRLLSLSPELDKTAALIRVGGRLRQAQHLCYSTVHPIVLDPNHPITRLLIKQYDAKLGHPGPERVFAEMRRYYWILRGREAIRRHQRSCVECQRWRAKPNIPKMAELPPARLRLMKPPFFSTGVDCFGPFLVKRGRSNEKKWGIIFKCMTTRCVHLDLLANMDTDSFLMALRRMVARRGTPSEILADQGTNFRGGDKELQTAFTAMSPDLQAQLAKQKIQFHYNPPNAPHFGGMWEREIRSVKAALRTIIGPQTLTEEVLRTLLIEVEAILNAKPLGYVSSDLADPDPVTPNYLLMGRPDVSLPQVIYPESEILSRKRWRHSQVLADQFWTSFIKNYLPTLQQRQKWMTDTSNLTPGTVVMIIDHQLPRALWPVGKVVTTYLGLDGRVRSAMIEVKNKQYHRPVARLITLPSIPDDNPTTD encoded by the coding sequence ATGGCAACCCCAAAGTCAGCCCCATCCTCTTCTCGACGTCCACACAGAGTGATCCAGAGACCTGCCTACTTAGATGACTACATAGTCAATTATGCTGGAAACCCATCTAGCCATCCAGTTGGACCTAAAGAGAAAGCAATAATGACGTCAACCCCCATCACTACTAGTCAATCATATGGAACTGCTGGTTCATCAGAGGACTTTATGCAGCAGATGATGGAGATTACAAAACAGCAAAGTGAGACAGCAAGGCGCCAAACAGAGCTCTTGGAGAAAGTCCTGCTACACAGTAGCCTTCAAGCATCCACCCCCTCCTCACGAGCATCATCACGGCATCAGACACCTCGGACCCGAATCCTGCAATCAGTGGAAAAGGGACAGCCGACATCTGAAGTAAGCCCTGATGTTGTTAGAATACAGTCCTCTCCCTGGCCACTGCCTAATAATCCCCCAACTGTGGAAGAGCTTTCTCAGTCGCTGAGGAAAACCCACCTCAGAGACACTTATTTCCAGTCACCTCCACCTGTAAGCAGAGAAACCACCTTAACGTCACATCAGTATGCCACACCCTATAGCAGCTCTCCATTAGACCAAATTAGAACCCATCAGCACAACCAAGCAGAGCCATGGACTAAACCACTGCctcctctccctggacagcaaCCCATCCAAACCACCCAGCCACATTTCTATAACATACCACCTGCAGCTGTCCACCCAGTACATAGCCGGTTCGTTTCAGTGACTGAGCCAATGCCACAAACGTCATACCAAGCTACATCTCAATTTAGGGCTAACACTGTACCCTATGCACCTCCTCCTCCCTCATACTGGAGTCCAACAGTGGAAGGGCCCACCTTTCCAGATTTTTACAAAGAGGACAGAGCTCAGTATGTGGAACTTAGGATGGCTTTGGATAATTTGCTCCACCCTCAAATACCAGAGAATTATAAGTACTCCATCCTTCTGAAGCATGTGAAGGTACCTAATGCTCACAGACTAGTGTTAGCACATGCGGAATCAGTCACTCCTTACACAAATGCCCTGCAAGCCCTCGACAGGAGGTATGGCAGGCCCTACCAGTTTGTGCTGAGAGAAATAGAGACATTGGAGAACCTCCCAGCTATTCGTGCTGGTGATGAGCGGGCATTCGATGAGTTTTCTCTCAGAGTCCAAGCAATAGTCGGCATGCTTAAAGCCCTCAAGGATGATGGTATTGAGGAACTGCACAGTGGGTCAAATGTTAAACGACTGTTGAACCGTCTTCCTCGATCACAACAAACTGAATTCAGGAGGCATCATCTCAAGAGAAACCCGGATAAGACAAAGTTCTCTCTCCTTGAGTTTGCAGAGTGGCTGCAGCTGGAAGCTAACTGCTTAGAATTTGACCCAACTGATACCACCAGAACTCTAAATCGAGATCAAAGAGCAGTCACTCGACAACAAACCAGGCAAACCAGCATACTGCATGGTGTTAATCAAAGACAGACTACAGAACAGGTAACCAAACCAACCATAATACAGCAGAAAGCACCTAACAAACACAAACCTGTCTGTCCATACTGCAATGCGGATCATTACCTCAGCCAGTGTACCGCCTTCAATACATTAACTAAGGAGCAGATTGTGGGCTGGATTAAAGAGAATAAACGATGCTGGAAATGTGCACGTTTACACATGGCTAAAGACTGTGACCTTCAAAAGCCTTGCCACCTGTGTCAAGCCAAACATCTCTCTGTGCTCCATGACATAAATCAAAGGAAAGCTGAAGTTACCAATGAAAGCAGTAGTTTGTATAACTCAACCACAGAGACTCTGTACCTAGACCAGCCACGCTGTGGGGGCAAAGTCTTTCTAAAGGTTGTCAAGGTTACACTTCATTACCAACAAAAGGCTCTGGACACATTTGCAATACTTGACGATGGCTCAGAGCGCACCATTCTGCTTGCCACCGCTGCAAATTACCTTGGTTTAAAGGGCAAACCAGAACAGTTGAACTTACGGACAGTACACCAAGATATCAGGACATTACATGGCACATCTGTATCCTTCTGTATATCCACTCCAAGTAACCCTGGTAAGAGATATGCCATTCACGGGGCTTTTACCGCAGAGCAGTTTGGATTAGCAGAATACACTTATCCAGTGAGTTCCTTGCAGAAAAGGTACAGACACCTCAGGGGCGTTCCCATACCACCCCTGCACAAAGCTTGTCCCCTGCTGCTCATTGGTTCAGATCACACTGAGCTCATCACACCAACTGAACCAGTGTTATTGGGTCCACCTGGAGGTCCAGCAGCAATCAGAACTTGCCTTGGCTGGGCTTTGCAAGGCCCCTCCAAACATGTACAAGAACAACTCCCAATTTCACAGTGCCTGTTCACATCTAATTGTTCTCCATCCGCAGAACTTTATCATCAGATTGAAAAGTTATGGCAGATGGACATCCTGCCGTACCGAAGTGAGAAAATTGTAGTAAGGTCACAACAGGACCAAGAAGCCTTGAACATGCTCGAGACACAAACAGTGCAGGTGAAAGTGGATGGAATTGACAGATATGCCACCCCACTTTTAAGAGTCAAAACAATGACTTTACTCAATGCCCCCAAAGAGGCTGTAATGTGCCATCTCCGTAGCACTGAACGCCGTCTGACAAAGGACCCACCATTAGCCCTCAAATATCAAGAGGAAATCAAAAAACTGGAGAATGCTGGTTATGCCACTAAAATACCACCTCAAGAAGCAGCCCAATCTACAGAGTCATGGTATCTGCCCCACCACATTGTGACACACAATGGAAAGCACAGAGTGGTGTTCAATTGCTCTTACACATACAATGGAGAAAATCTGAACAAGCAGCTGTTGCCAGGACCAACATTAGGCCCCACTCTCCTTGGAGTGTTAATTCGCTTCAGAGAACATCGAGTCGCCATCAGTGGAGACATTAAAGGGATGTTTCACCAGGTCCGTCTGCTCCCCAAAGATAAACCCCTTCTGCGGTTCTTGTGGCGGGACCTAAACCCTGAAAACCCACCTGATGTGTATGAGTGGCAAGTCCTTCCATTCGGCACAACCTGTAGCCCCTGTTGTGCAACCTTTGCCGTTCAGCGACACGTTTTTAGCCATTGCCAACAGGGTGACAAGCTACGACAGTCAGTTGAACATTCCTTCTATGTCGACAACTGCCTACAAAGCACTTCATCTGCAGTTGAAGCCCGTGAACTAATTGATGGTCTAAGGTCCATACTAGCCTCAGGGGGTTTCGAAATCCGTCAGTGGGCAAGCAATGAGGCCACAGTGGTCAGACATCTCCCTAAAGAGGCCAAATCAGAGAATACTGAGCTGTGGATTTCTCAAAGTCAGGCAGACCCCCATGAAATGACACTGGGACTTAGCTGGCATTGTGTACCAGACACCCTACATTACCGTCGCCGCCCGCTGCCCTACCAGGAGGTAACAATGAGGAATATCTATCGTGTCCTTGCCAGCCAATATGACCCACTAGGCTACATCATACCCTTCACAACAAGGGCCAAAATCATTGTACGTCAACTGTGGGCAAAAGAACGAGAATGGGATGACCCCCTTCTACCATCAGAACTACTGCAGGCCTGGCAGAATTGGGAGGCCGAACTGAATCATCTTCCAAAAATGACCATGCCCCGTTGTTATGTGTCGGCCACTCTAGACATTCCAGAGGCAGAACGAGAGCTCCATATCTTCTGCGATGCCTCTGCAGAAGCTTACGGGTCAGTAGCATACCTTCGTACTGAGCACCAAGGCCAGATTGAGCTGGCATTCATTCATGCAAGATCTAGAGTGTCACCCAAAAGGCAACAATCTGTACCCAGGCTCGAACTGTGCGCCGCCCTCACTGGAGCACAGTTAGCCAAGCTGCTTCATAATGAGCTGTCACTCAAGATCAAAGACACATTCTTGTGGAGCGACTCAACAACCGTACTTACCTGGATCAAATCAGAATCTTGCAGATTTAAAGTTTTTGTGGGGACTAGAGTAACTGAAATACAAGAGCTCACCGAAGGTTACTATTGGCGGTTTGTAGATTCAGGAAACAATGTTGCAGATGACATCACACGTGGCAAATCCTTGCTTGAACTGTCCCAACCCAACAGATGGAGTAAAGGGCCAGATTTCCTCTATCTACCACCCGTTAGTTGGCCAGAAAGCCCTTCGGTAGAACTAGATGCAGACCTGACTGAGCTCCGTAACACAAAGTTTTGTGGTCTCACCTTGGATGGTTCTGGATCATCACTGCCAGATGCCAACCAATTCTCCACCTTTGAAGAACTTCTGGAGGCCACTTGTAGATCCTTACATGGGGCGGCAGGAGAAACCACTGACCCAGAAGCCATACAGTACAGACAAGCTGAAACGGATTTACTAAGGCGAGCCCAAACAGACAGTTTCCCCTCAGAGTATAATGCCCTTACAGCTGGTAAGCCAATCCCATCATCAAGTCGTTTGCTTTCACTATCACCTGAGTTGGATAAGACAGCTGCACTCATCCGTGTTGGAGGACGATTACGGCAAGCCCAGCACTTGTGTTACAGTACTGTACATCCAATAGTCCTGGATCCAAATCACCCAATCACCCGACTTCTCATAAAACAGTATGATGCCAAACTCGGGCACCCTGGTCCAGAAAGGGTCTTTGCTGAAATGCGAAGGTATTACTGGATCCTCAGAGGGAGAGAAGCAATACGGCGCCATCAACGTTCTTGTGTCGAATGCCAAAGGTGGAGAGCAAAGCCCAATATCCCAAAGATGGCAGAACTCCCTCCAGCCAGACTTCGTCTCATGAAACCGCCTTTCTTTTCCACGGGAGTAGATTGCTTTGGCCCATTCCTTGTAAAACGAGGAAGGAGCAATGAAAAGAAATGGGGTATTATTTTCAAGTGCATGACAACACGCTGTGTGCACTTAGATCTTCTGGCCAACATGGACACAGACTCCTTTCTAATGGCTCTCAGACGCATGGTTGCTCGACGAGGAACTCCCTCTGAAATACTGGCAGATCAGGGCACCAATTTTCGAGGAGGAGATAAAGAATTACAAACTGCATTTACAGCCATGAGTCCCGATCTCCAAGCCCAGTTAGCAAAACAGAAAATCCAGTTCCATTATAATCCTCCAAATGCCCCACATTTTGGAGGTATGTGGGAGCGAGAAATCCGCTCAGTCAAAGCAGCCTTACGCACCATAATAGGACCCCAAACTCTCACAGAGGAAGTACTCAGAACACTCCTTATAGAGGTTGAGGCTATACTCAATGCAAAGCCACTGGGTTATGTTTCTTCTGACCTTGCTGACCCAGATCCTGTGACCCCAAATTACCTGTTGATGGGGCGGCCAGATGTGTCACTACCACAAGTCATCTACCCAGAATCTGAGATCCTTAGTCGGAAAAGATGGCGGCACTCACAGGTCTTGGCCGACCAGTTCTGGACGAGTTTCATTAAGAATTACTTACCCACCCTGCAACAACGTCAGAAATGGATGACAGACACCAGCAACCTCACACCTGGAACAGTCGTGATGATAATAGATCACCAACTTCCTCGAGCCTTGTGGCCTGTCGGCAAAGTTGTTACCACATACCTCGGATTGGATGGTCGTGTTCGT